A stretch of Candidatus Omnitrophota bacterium DNA encodes these proteins:
- a CDS encoding tetratricopeptide repeat protein, which translates to MQEKSYFEVGQFLFLNEKYDQAIIEFKKALEKNPKSAEVLYSLGIVYEAKNMPEQAKEFFRAALELDPKHKLAEKHLSKLTGT; encoded by the coding sequence ATGCAAGAAAAATCGTATTTTGAAGTCGGCCAATTTCTCTTTTTGAACGAGAAATACGACCAGGCAATAATTGAATTTAAAAAGGCGCTGGAAAAAAATCCTAAAAGCGCAGAAGTTCTTTACAGCTTGGGCATAGTTTACGAAGCCAAGAATATGCCTGAGCAGGCTAAGGAGTTTTTTAGGGCGGCATTGGAGCTTGACCCAAAGCATAAATTAGCCGAAAAACACCTTTCCAAGCTGACAGGGACATAA
- the rpsU gene encoding 30S ribosomal protein S21, with protein sequence MPKVKLREREPLERALRRFKRKMEREGILRQLRDRKHYEKPSERKRKKIRSSKSKKKSI encoded by the coding sequence GTGCCGAAAGTGAAATTAAGGGAACGTGAACCGCTGGAAAGAGCTTTGAGAAGGTTTAAACGAAAGATGGAGCGGGAAGGCATCTTGAGACAGCTCAGAGACCGCAAGCATTATGAAAAACCCAGTGAGCGCAAGAGAAAGAAGATCCGGAGCTCAAAAAGCAAGAAAAAAAGTATTTAA